The region ATACAATCCATTAGTTATTCCGAGTTCTAATCGTATTCTTTCATTCTCTTTAAAGTGATAATCCTCATATTCCTGATTGGGAGCCATATAATCAGTCTCAATATAAAATCCAGTTGGTTTTAAACTCCTAAAAATCTTTTTATACAATTTAATTTTCTCTTCATGTGTAAAATGATGAAGTGATTCAACTGACACAGCAACATCAAATATATGCTCCCCCACATCATAAGTAAAATAATCATGATTAATAAGCTTTAACTGTTCTACTTTATCCTTGTGCTTTTCCTTTATTTTTTCCATCATATTTTTAGCTAAGTCAATACCTGTAACCATAGTTTCTGGATTAACTTTAAAAATTTCATCTAATTCTAATCCTGTTCCACATCCTAAATCAAGCAAATTTATTTTTCCATTCTGTGGTATAAGTTTTGCCGTTTCAATATAATATTCATTTGAACCCTCTACATTTTTCATCATATGTTCTTCATAGCCGCCAGCTCGCTTATTAAAAAAGTCTCCCATTTTCTCTAAATTCAATTAAATACGCCTCCTAATTAGATATCATAATAAAATTATATTACTAATATAATTACTTAGCGACCTTAAAGATTCTTCTGAAGTAAAAATGTGCCATAAAGCATTTAAGCTTTACAGCACATTTTGTTATTGCTCTTTCCTTTTCATTTGCAAAATAATTCTCTGTATACTTTTGGGTGACAGATAATACCTTCTAGCAAGATCTTTTACACATTTACCACATTTATATTTTTTATAAATATTTTCATTTCTAGTTGTAATTTCACTTCTAATTTTTGTATTTTCTCCCCACTTTTTTTTATTACATTCTTTCCTTGGAATATATACATACTCACCATCTACATACTTTTGAATTATCTCCAAAAGTTCCTGTGGTAGTACATCGTTGGCCTTAATATAGCTCATTGTGCTCCTCCCAAAATCAAATTTATTTTTTAGGATTTGCAAAGGCTATCTTACATTCAACTTTATAATTTATGCAATAGCCTCTGCTATGCACAAATAGAATATCTTCCCATATAAAATTCCCCCTTCACATACTTAATATTATAATAACACAAACTGCACAAAAGTATTACCACTGCAATTTAAATGCCTTTCATAAGAAATAGACTCAATTATACGACTATAAATTTTTAAGTTAAACACTAAGCATTATTTACCTTATAATACATGTTTCAAATTTGTAAATAAAAATGATATAATTATACGTATATAATCTTATGCATATTAACATGCAGATTTATGATTACATTTTAGAATAATTAAGTAACTAAAGTTTTCACAATGTAGAACTTAAATTATGCATGCTCCAAAATATTAGTCATAAAGCATTATGGTGTATGCATAATCTAATAGTTGGGTCGGAAATTTTATATCAAAACGCTATAGTTTATAGTGAAATTATCGCCTTTGCTATAAATTAAGGAAAATTTAAGAATTACGTAAGTATTATTTTAAGTTTTTAATGTATTATTTTAGTATACTGTAAAAAATCTTTAAGTTTAGTTGACATAAATAGTTCTATTATATTAAAATTTTCAACTGAATTTTGCATTTTGTTAACTATTTTTTATTATATTATTTATGATAAGCCTTTAAATATTTTTTTATTATATGTATACTTAAAATGATAATATTTTTATAATACCTTGACTTAATGCAACATAAAATATTATACTTAGGATTATTTGATTGTACATAAAACTGTACTCAGATTATCTTATACTTTTTATTAATGTAAATTATTATTTGTGGGGGACAAATAATTATATAAATATACTTATAATTTAAAAGGAGCATGGGATGAAAACAATATTAAAACAAATATACAAAATTATACCAGAATACGCTGCTAAACCTTTAATTATATGTGTAATTTTTAATTTCACTGTATATTCAGGTTCACGCTTCATTAATAAATATAATTCTCACAGCGTTTTTCACAATTTAACAACTCGTTTGGATGATAGAATTCCTGTGGTTCCAATATTTGCTCTCATTTATTTGGGAAGTTATCTTTTCTGGATTGCTAATTATATACTAATTAGTAGAGTAAATAAACATCAATGTTATCGTCTTATAATGGCTGATTTATTAGGAAAATTAGTATGTGGCATACTGTATATAACATTTCCTACAACTAATATAAGACCTGACCTTACTACTTCAGGTGTTTTTATGGACATGCTTAAATTCATATATAGCGTAGATGCAGCAGATAATCTCTTTCCATCAATTCACTGTTTAGTCAGTTGGTATTGTTTCGTTGGCGTGAGAAATTGTAAATCTGTTCCATCATGGTACCGCTATTTTTCGCTATTTATTGCAGTAATGATATGTATCTCAACACTTGTAACAAAGCAGCATGTTATAGTTGATGTTGTAGGAGGTATAGCTCTAGCTGAATTAACATGGCAATTATCCTTACGCTTGCAACTTTACAAAACACTTAAATTTATCAATCAGGAGGTATAAATGAAAGTTCTTACTGTAGTAATACCTTGTTACAATTCAGCAGAATATATGGAGAGAGCTATAGAATCTCTGCTGATTGAAAGCGAGTATTTGGAAATTTTAATTATAGATGATGGTTCAATGGATGATACTGCAAAAATTGCTGATGAATATGCAAAAAAATATCCAAATATAATACAAGCAATACACAAAGAAAATGGTGGACATGGTGATGCAATAAACACAGGTCTTAAACATTCAACAGGAATATATTTTAAAGTTTTAGACAGCGATGACTGGTTTGACAAGAGTAGTCTAAAAAAAGTACTCAGTACATTAAAAGACATGATTGAGACTTCCAAATCAGTAGATATGTTTATTGCAAATTATGTATATGAAAATATGAATATTCACAAATCTAAAAGCATCAATTACAAAAATGCAATGCCACAGGGAAAAATATTTACGTGGAATGATTTAGGCCATCTTAGAAGCAGTCAAAACATATTAATGCATTCTGTTATTTACAGAACAGAAGTTTTAAGAAATTGCAATTTAGATCTTCCTAAACATACATTCTACGTGGACAATATTTTTGTGTATAAACCTCTGCCTTATGTAAAAACAATGTATTATATAAATGTTGACCTTTATAGATACTTTATTGGAAGAGAAGATCAGTCCGTTAATGAGCAAGTAATGATTAAACGTATTGATCAACAAATTAAAGTAACAAAAATAATTATCGACTGTTATAACCCTATGCTTATAGAATGTAAAAAACTACGTAAGTATATGATTAAATATCTAATTATGATGATGACAGTTAGTACGGTACTTTTACTGAGAGATAATACAGAGGAAAGTTTAAATAAGAAAAAAGAACTTTGGAATTACTTGTATTTAAAAAACAAAGTATTATATAGGCAGGTTAATAAATATATTCTTGGATTATGCATGAAACTGAAAGGGCTTCTGGGCAGAAAGCTTATATTAGCAGGTTATTCAATATCAAGAAAAGTATTTGGATTTAATTAATATAAACAATGTAAAAAAGTCATAAAATGCTTATTGGTTTTATGACTTTTTTGTTGATTAATTTGAAACATAATAAAAAATTTATGCACCATTAATTTGCATACACATTTTAGAAATGCATTCTCTTCCAGCCATCATTGCTGCTGAAACTCCTCCACTCGGCTTGATCCATTGTCCTGCCATATAAAAGTTTTTAAGTTCATGAACTACTGATAAATCTATTGCCTTTATTCCACTTCCACTCCAGCCTAGATATGAACCGCGCCAAACACCTGCATAACGATTGTAAGTCACAGGCGTAACAACATCAGTAACTTCAATTTTTCCCTTTATCTCTGGAAATCTTTTTTCAATTACAATTATAAATTCCCTACAAATTCTTTCTTTTTCTGCCTTATACTCACATGGTTTTTTGTATAATTTGCTCCAATATTCATAATCAGTTTTAATAATTGATGTTATAACTGATTTGCTTTTATTAGATATTATTTTATCAAAGCAAAAATGTTTTAAATACAAGTATTCATTAACTGTATCTCCAATAGTAATAGGATCTTCTAATTTTATTGCCAGACTATGTGGTTCACAAGACAAATCACAATTAATTCCAACCGATACCTGCATTGATGTGTGTAACGCCTTTTCATTATTATAAAGATTTTTTATTTCATTATTCACATATTTACCTTTTAGTAAATCAAATAGTACTCTATGAGTATCTATCGCTGATATAACACAATCTGCATAATGCTCTGAACCGTCTTTTAACTTCACTCCTACTGCCTTATTTTCATTTACAATAATTTCGCTAACTTCTGCTCTATAATTCACCTTGCCACCTAAAACTTTATATTTATTCTCAATCTTTTTTGCAAATTCAAGAGAACCACCAACAGGCCAGCCTGCATCTTTTCTATTATAAAAAGAAAGTCTAAAAATAAGTCCGCCAACACAGTATTCTCTTGAATCTAATGGTAACAAGCAAACACCTAACGCTTCTCTTAAAAAAGGATCTTTAAACTGATTAATGAAATCATACATCGTCATACATGCAAATTTCTTATTAAATATAGGTTTAGTAGTTTTGCTAAAAAATGCGCTATCTTTTATAGCTTCTGTAAATTCTTTAATTAATGATGAATCATCTGGAGATAATTCAAGCAAATGCTTTTGGAGTTTGTCAGCATCACTGTATAAAACAAGATGTTTTCCCATACCTTCAACCTGCATCATATAATCATGATGTATAAACTCCGTATTATCAAATACTCCAAGTTCCTTCCAAAAATCATATATAAAATCATCTGGATTAAGTCCTATAAGCCAGTCAATGCATCCATCTATTAAATATCCATTTCTATTCCAGGAAGTACACAAGCCTCCTGGTGTATTTTGCATTTCAAATATTTCTGTTTCATATCCATTCATTTGACCATAGCAACCTGCTGAAAGTCCACTAATTCCAGCCCCAATAATAATAATCTTTTTCTTCAAATTACTCACCTCATATTTTTAATTTTTCGATAAACTGCAGCAATTCTTGAGCTATCTCATTAATACTTTCACTGCTTTCTATTAGTCGATCTGCTTGAGTTACTTGACTTTCACTTGCATTTGTAAATGTATTTATAACCTCTAATATACCATTCATATCATTTTTTATTTTGTCTAAATTATTACCAATATCAGCAGCTGAGGCCTTGCTTTGAGCAGCAAGATTACGTATTTCCTGTGAAACAACAGCAAATCCCTTACCCTTCTCCCCTGCTCTTGCTGATTCTATAGCGGCATTTATTCCTAACATATTCGTTGTCTTAGAAACTCCTTTTATGTATTTTATGATATCGTCCATCTTATTGAGTCCATTTGAAGACTTATTTGCAAGTTCACCTATACTATGACTATTTTCTGCTAATTTTTCTGCTGAACTTGCCATTTCTCTTGCAGATACAGTTAATTGTTCTGTAAACTTTTTTAAATTACTTGTTATTTCACAAATATCTTTTTCTCGTAGTTCAGTCAAATCCATATTTATTCCCTCCAATTATTAGTATCAAATATCTTTATTTTACATACTAAAAATAATATATACATCACCCAAAAGGGTGAAAAAAAGGATGATTATTAAAATCACCCTTTATCATAACTATTATATTAATTTTAATTTTTTTGCCTTAACTACTGCTCTTGTCCTGCTGTGAACATCAAGCTTTGTATATATATTCAAAAGATGTGTTTTAACTGTATTTACTGAAACAAAAAGTTTTTGGGATATCTCTACATTTGTAGCTCCATCGCATATAAGTTTAATAATTTCTATTTCTCTTTTACTCAGTATATTCTCTATATTATCAGTACCTGATTTAAAACTTGGCTTAAAACCTATTAATAACACATCAATATATGTACTCATATCATAACTTTTTATACTTTCTTTAAGTTTAATAAGCATATTTTTCATCCATTTACCTTCATTTAAAAATGTTCTTACCATATTTTGTTCTTCATCTAAATCCAGCGCTTTTTTAAGTTCGCTTATAGCCATGCTCATATCTCCACTTTTTTCATAAATCATTGAATTTAAAATCCTAACTTTTACTAATAAGGCACAAGCTTTATACTTTTCAGCATCTTCCTCAAGTGTTCCTAATATTTTCCTTGCTTTATCTATTTCTCCTTCATAAATATACAACTTTATCTTAACAATATAAAACTCAGGATAAATTATTACCATATCATTCTTCATTTCGGATTCTATATTAATCATCCATTCTGAAACTTTTATTACATCACCTTTTTTAAGTTTACTTTCTGCTCCATAACTTTCTATTCTTAGCTTCATATCAAAGAATCTGCCACCATTAAAGCATTGTTCAAGTTTGTCCATAGTTCCTACATATTCTTTATGCAATCCCATAGCATTATAATTTTTAGCAAGCATAAAATAGTTTTCTGCTGTTGTCCATGTATCTTCTCCAGCAAGACCTAAATTCAAACCTTCCTTTGCCGCTTTTATAGACTTTTCAAGTTTATTCCATCCATAATAAACATCTGACAATTCTGCATATAAAACACCCGCAATAGGCAGTACAATATCTCCATCTATTTTAAGCTTTGAAATTAACTCTATGCATTTCTTTTCAGCCTGTCTATATTTACTACTAAGCTTTTGCCGCCTAAGTAATACTTTACTGGCCATTATCTCAATATACCATTCATTAGTTTTCATTGCCATTTTCAAACACTTTTCAAAATACTCTTCTGCTTTTACAACCTCAGCTTTAATTAAATATGCTTTTGCTATATTAAAAGTTATAAGCTGGGTTAAAAATCCATTCGGTTTTAAATCTTTAAGTACATTCTTACACTCTTCTATTACCTCATCTATATCATCTAGCTCTGCCATATTTGTAGAAACTAATGCTGCTATTTCAGCTTTTATTTCACTATGTATACTTTTGCAGTTTTGAACCATCATGATATAATCAGAAACTTCACTTGCCTTTCCATCTGCTGATGCTGCCCACGCACTATTCATAAGCAATCTAGAATTAGTTATTACAATATCTTTAGGAATCATTTTACTCCATTTACCAAGCAACTTAGCCCGTCCACTGCAAAGTACTTCACTACTAACTTTTTCAATAAGCTCTACAGCTTTTTCAAAATTCTCTCCTTTTGTATAGTTATATACTGCTTTATTTACTTGTTTATTAGTCTCATACCACTCAGCTGCTCTGTTATATAGTTTATGTATGATATCAATATCTAATTTATTCAGCTGCTTCTTCAAAAAACTTCTAAATAAATTATGATAACGGAACCCTTTTCTCTCACCATCAAGGCTTATTAAAAATAAGTTTAACATTTCAACTTCATTAATAATATCGCTACTATTATTAATACAAAGTAAGTAATTACCAAGTTCAACAGAAAACTGATCAACAATAGACGTGTATATTAAAAATTTTTTTGTATTTTCGTTTAAATTAAAAAATACCTCTTCCATCATATATTCAAACACAAAATTGTTGTTTAAACTTTTTTCACCAAAATTTTTAATAGCAAGCATCATCATTTGAATTCCTGCAGCCCAGCCTTCTGTTTCTTTCCATACTTCACTACATTTATCACAGATCAATTTGCTACCTAATACTTTACAAAAAAACTGAGAGGTTTCTTCATAGGTAAACTGTAAGTCATACTGATTAATTTCCAAAATACTATCTGCTGCTCTAAGCCTGGCAAGTGTAAATTTAGGAAAAGTTCTGCTAAGAATCAAAATATGCATATTTAAAGACATATTCATTATTAAATACTTCATATTTTTAAGTATAATATCATTTGTTATGACA is a window of Clostridium pasteurianum DNA encoding:
- a CDS encoding CD3324 family protein, coding for MSYIKANDVLPQELLEIIQKYVDGEYVYIPRKECNKKKWGENTKIRSEITTRNENIYKKYKCGKCVKDLARRYYLSPKSIQRIILQMKRKEQ
- a CDS encoding methyl-accepting chemotaxis protein translates to MDLTELREKDICEITSNLKKFTEQLTVSAREMASSAEKLAENSHSIGELANKSSNGLNKMDDIIKYIKGVSKTTNMLGINAAIESARAGEKGKGFAVVSQEIRNLAAQSKASAADIGNNLDKIKNDMNGILEVINTFTNASESQVTQADRLIESSESINEIAQELLQFIEKLKI
- a CDS encoding glycosyltransferase family 2 protein, with protein sequence MKVLTVVIPCYNSAEYMERAIESLLIESEYLEILIIDDGSMDDTAKIADEYAKKYPNIIQAIHKENGGHGDAINTGLKHSTGIYFKVLDSDDWFDKSSLKKVLSTLKDMIETSKSVDMFIANYVYENMNIHKSKSINYKNAMPQGKIFTWNDLGHLRSSQNILMHSVIYRTEVLRNCNLDLPKHTFYVDNIFVYKPLPYVKTMYYINVDLYRYFIGREDQSVNEQVMIKRIDQQIKVTKIIIDCYNPMLIECKKLRKYMIKYLIMMMTVSTVLLLRDNTEESLNKKKELWNYLYLKNKVLYRQVNKYILGLCMKLKGLLGRKLILAGYSISRKVFGFN
- a CDS encoding LuxR C-terminal-related transcriptional regulator codes for the protein MYKESQLIATKFNIPVLGSKMIKRTRLLKKLDTCFEYRLTLVIAPAGYGKTTLVTSWLPRKQKRKLITTWLSLDEDDNDPEYFWSYFFMSLYKKMPDITDIKSEGTRFNKLHISHFINTVCKFDGEILMVIDDFNVITNDIILKNMKYLIMNMSLNMHILILSRTFPKFTLARLRAADSILEINQYDLQFTYEETSQFFCKVLGSKLICDKCSEVWKETEGWAAGIQMMMLAIKNFGEKSLNNNFVFEYMMEEVFFNLNENTKKFLIYTSIVDQFSVELGNYLLCINNSSDIINEVEMLNLFLISLDGERKGFRYHNLFRSFLKKQLNKLDIDIIHKLYNRAAEWYETNKQVNKAVYNYTKGENFEKAVELIEKVSSEVLCSGRAKLLGKWSKMIPKDIVITNSRLLMNSAWAASADGKASEVSDYIMMVQNCKSIHSEIKAEIAALVSTNMAELDDIDEVIEECKNVLKDLKPNGFLTQLITFNIAKAYLIKAEVVKAEEYFEKCLKMAMKTNEWYIEIMASKVLLRRQKLSSKYRQAEKKCIELISKLKIDGDIVLPIAGVLYAELSDVYYGWNKLEKSIKAAKEGLNLGLAGEDTWTTAENYFMLAKNYNAMGLHKEYVGTMDKLEQCFNGGRFFDMKLRIESYGAESKLKKGDVIKVSEWMINIESEMKNDMVIIYPEFYIVKIKLYIYEGEIDKARKILGTLEEDAEKYKACALLVKVRILNSMIYEKSGDMSMAISELKKALDLDEEQNMVRTFLNEGKWMKNMLIKLKESIKSYDMSTYIDVLLIGFKPSFKSGTDNIENILSKREIEIIKLICDGATNVEISQKLFVSVNTVKTHLLNIYTKLDVHSRTRAVVKAKKLKLI
- a CDS encoding class I SAM-dependent methyltransferase, which encodes MNLEKMGDFFNKRAGGYEEHMMKNVEGSNEYYIETAKLIPQNGKINLLDLGCGTGLELDEIFKVNPETMVTGIDLAKNMMEKIKEKHKDKVEQLKLINHDYFTYDVGEHIFDVAVSVESLHHFTHEEKIKLYKKIFRSLKPTGFYIETDYMAPNQEYEDYHFKENERIRLELGITNGLYHYDTPCTVENQIKMLKEAGFTSVEKVWQHTNTVILLAKI
- a CDS encoding phosphatase PAP2 family protein, with the translated sequence MKTILKQIYKIIPEYAAKPLIICVIFNFTVYSGSRFINKYNSHSVFHNLTTRLDDRIPVVPIFALIYLGSYLFWIANYILISRVNKHQCYRLIMADLLGKLVCGILYITFPTTNIRPDLTTSGVFMDMLKFIYSVDAADNLFPSIHCLVSWYCFVGVRNCKSVPSWYRYFSLFIAVMICISTLVTKQHVIVDVVGGIALAELTWQLSLRLQLYKTLKFINQEV
- a CDS encoding phytoene desaturase family protein, with amino-acid sequence MKKKIIIIGAGISGLSAGCYGQMNGYETEIFEMQNTPGGLCTSWNRNGYLIDGCIDWLIGLNPDDFIYDFWKELGVFDNTEFIHHDYMMQVEGMGKHLVLYSDADKLQKHLLELSPDDSSLIKEFTEAIKDSAFFSKTTKPIFNKKFACMTMYDFINQFKDPFLREALGVCLLPLDSREYCVGGLIFRLSFYNRKDAGWPVGGSLEFAKKIENKYKVLGGKVNYRAEVSEIIVNENKAVGVKLKDGSEHYADCVISAIDTHRVLFDLLKGKYVNNEIKNLYNNEKALHTSMQVSVGINCDLSCEPHSLAIKLEDPITIGDTVNEYLYLKHFCFDKIISNKSKSVITSIIKTDYEYWSKLYKKPCEYKAEKERICREFIIVIEKRFPEIKGKIEVTDVVTPVTYNRYAGVWRGSYLGWSGSGIKAIDLSVVHELKNFYMAGQWIKPSGGVSAAMMAGRECISKMCMQINGA